One Aegilops tauschii subsp. strangulata cultivar AL8/78 chromosome 7, Aet v6.0, whole genome shotgun sequence genomic window carries:
- the LOC109754900 gene encoding NEP1-interacting protein 1 → MDPSGAFARSSSNVSLASLVRSGSGGSSGSSGSSRGRGGSRRMVRRVLRGVITFIFAIAGLFLGAVTGGLIGLATESGLFRGTGIGAITGALVSIEVVDSSIRLWRSRRSGIWSILYVLNVIYSLLTGRLVREKVDPAVQRVVRSQMNAVDSSQFREAPDLFEIEGTNGMPRASIDKLPEGTITEEYNRNAVGDLSGCSVCLQDFQIGEKVRSLPDCLHVFHVPCIDGWLIKHGSCPLCRRKL, encoded by the exons ATGGATCCGTCGGGCGCGTTCGCGCGGAGCTCCAGCAATGTCTCGCTGGCGTCGCTTGTGAGGAGCgggagcggcggcagcagcgggAGTAGTGGGAGCAGCCGCGGGAGGGGCGGGAGCCGGAGGatggtgcgccgggtgctccgCGGCGTCATCACCTTCATCTTCGCCATCG CCGGGCTGTTCCTGGGAGCCGTCACCGGCGGGCTGATCGGCCTGGCCACGGAGAGCGGCCTCTTCCGCGGCACCGGAATCGGCGCCATCACCGGCGCGCTCGTGTCCATCGAGGTCGTCGACTCCTCCATCCGCCTCTGGCGCTCCCGCCGGTCCGGGATCTGGAGCATCTTGTACGTG CTTAATGTGATCTACAGCCTCCTGACGGGCCGGCTCGTCCGTGAGAAGGTTGATCCGGCAGTGCAGCGAGTGGTCCGCAGCCAG ATGAATGCAGTGGACTCATCGCAGTTCAGGGAGGCCCCTGACCTCTTCGAGATCGAGGGAACCAACGGCATGCCGAGGGCGTCCATCGACAAACTGCCCGAGGGCACTATCACCGAGGAGTATAACCGGAATGCCGTCGGTGACCTCTCCGGGTGCTCAGTATGCCTGCAG GATTTCCAGATTGGGGAGAAGGTGCGGAGCTTGCCCGATTGCCTGCACGTGTTCCACGTGCCGTGCATCGACGGCTGGCTGATCAAGCACGGATCATGCCCACTCTGCAGGAGGAAGCTctag